Part of the Clostridium sporogenes genome, AATGCAAATCTCACTTTAGAATTAATTCTCTTAACACTATCAGTATTTTGAGCTAGTGGATTTTTAATATTCTGTCCCTCATCTATTATACAATAATCAAATATTATATCTTTATATAACTGAAAATCATTTTTTAATGTTCCATAAGTAGTTAGTAAAACATCATATTTCTCCCTATCATCTAAAACTTTCATTCTCTCTTCCTTGCTTCCATGGATAACTCCAATCTTTAAAGTTTTAGCAAATTTTTGGAATTCATCTTGCCAATTATATATTAAAGAAGTTGGTGCAACTATGAGGCTTTTAGCTCCCTTTTCTGATAACAGAAAGCTTATAGTCTGTATGGTTTTACCAAGACCCATTTCATCTGCTAAAATCCCACCAAATTTCATATTACTTAAAGTTTTCATCCATCTATATCCTGCTATTTGGTATTCTCTAAGAGTAGCATTAAGATTTTTAGGGACTTCATAATAGCCGTCATTTATCTTTGTAATTCTGTTTGAAATATTTTGGAGCAAATCTTTTTCTTTAATAAAAGACGATCCTCTGCTTTCAATATAATAGGCCCTATTTTTATGAATTTTAAAAGAATCTCCATTTACATCTCCATTAAAACTTAAATCTTCTAATAAACTAAAAAAACTTTTAACTTCATTATCCTGTAAATCAATAAAATTATTATCCTTTGTTTTATAAAAATTTTTATTATGCTTAAAAGCCTTAAATATATTTTCAAACTCTTTTTTAGAAACATTTCCAATATTATAAGACAAATTTAACCATTCCTCAGAAGTTTCAGTAATATTAAATTCTATAGAAGTTAAACCATATAAATTTAAACTTTTCAAACTGTCTGATAAAATTACTTCTCCTATATTTCTAAATCTTTTTAATCCCTTGCTTAAAAAATTATATAAATCATTTTCATCTCCAACAAATAAAAATCTATTTTTCCCTTTTATAAATCTAAATTTACCCAGTTCCTTAACTATTTTTTCTTCTTTTTCTAAATCTCTAATAATAACTTTATCACCTAAATCTTCTTTCCTAAAATTCTCACATTTTATATTATTAATATATAACTCTTCTGCTATGGATGGTGGTAAATTTATCTTTATAGAATTTGATAAATTTTTATTTTCTGCATCCTTAATAAGTTCAAAATATTCTTGTCCATAATATAATTTAACGTCGCAAGAAATATGGTCTGATTCCTTATAAAAATAGAATTTTGGTACTATAAGAGTTGATACAAATTTTTTTACTCCTTCATCAAAGGTTATTACCTGGGAAATTTTGTTTAATATTAATATTAATTCTTGAAAAATTTTAGCATCTTTACTAAATAATATCTTCCCTTGCTTTTTTAGATGTTTATAGAAAGGTTCATATAATTTCCTTTGAGTTCTAGAAGGAATATATAGATTGTTACCATAAAAGCATACTTCTCCCTTTAAAGTAAGTGGAATCGGAAACTGTTTCTTAGTGGTTAAAATAAAACTATTTTCCCTTTCTTTCAGAGTGAAAGAAAGAGGTAAATCTTTATGTATAATCTTAGTATTATAATCTATATACTCGTACTTAAATTTAATGGTCCTATGTTGAATAGTCTCTAGAAATCTTTCTAATGCACTTGTTAATATTATTAGCTTTCTACCACCAACTATTTTAAAGGGTAAATTTATCTGGTTTTTAAATATTTCTTTATTTATTGATATGTATTCCTCTATGAACTTAATAATTTTTTCATCTTCAGGCGAAAAATAATGAATTTTAGGATCATATACCAATCCATTATTAATAAAAACCTTAGTTCCTTGGATTCTTCCTTGAATAAAATCCTCCAAAGAATTTATTAAATACATATTATTTTTACCAATTTTAAACTGAGCCTCATAATAATCTAAATTATCATTATTTATGTGATTTAATTTTACACTAACATTCAGTTTTTCTCTTAAATTATTATGCTTTGTTATTTCATTTAATATAGTATTTCCTACTATAAATTTAGATTTATCTTCTTCTTTATTAGTTTTATCCTTAAGAGTTTTAGATGCCAAATCATAAAACTTATACATAGTGGCTATAATATGCGGACATAAAAATTCTTCCTTATACACGGAGTTATTAATAAAATCATCACAGCTACATTTAGTTTTTTCTAATATACTCTTTGACATATT contains:
- a CDS encoding DEAD/DEAH box helicase is translated as MNLRKLIEIVIVKCSKSVRIEGKKIYKSGLVFDIKSKKIDNSYNIYGKVKNENKSNDYYTHIRINMSKSILEKTKCSCDDFINNSVYKEEFLCPHIIATMYKFYDLASKTLKDKTNKEEDKSKFIVGNTILNEITKHNNLREKLNVSVKLNHINNDNLDYYEAQFKIGKNNMYLINSLEDFIQGRIQGTKVFINNGLVYDPKIHYFSPEDEKIIKFIEEYISINKEIFKNQINLPFKIVGGRKLIILTSALERFLETIQHRTIKFKYEYIDYNTKIIHKDLPLSFTLKERENSFILTTKKQFPIPLTLKGEVCFYGNNLYIPSRTQRKLYEPFYKHLKKQGKILFSKDAKIFQELILILNKISQVITFDEGVKKFVSTLIVPKFYFYKESDHISCDVKLYYGQEYFELIKDAENKNLSNSIKINLPPSIAEELYINNIKCENFRKEDLGDKVIIRDLEKEEKIVKELGKFRFIKGKNRFLFVGDENDLYNFLSKGLKRFRNIGEVILSDSLKSLNLYGLTSIEFNITETSEEWLNLSYNIGNVSKKEFENIFKAFKHNKNFYKTKDNNFIDLQDNEVKSFFSLLEDLSFNGDVNGDSFKIHKNRAYYIESRGSSFIKEKDLLQNISNRITKINDGYYEVPKNLNATLREYQIAGYRWMKTLSNMKFGGILADEMGLGKTIQTISFLLSEKGAKSLIVAPTSLIYNWQDEFQKFAKTLKIGVIHGSKEERMKVLDDREKYDVLLTTYGTLKNDFQLYKDIIFDYCIIDEGQNIKNPLAQNTDSVKRINSKVRFALTGTPIENNLMELWSIFDFIMPGYLYSEERFQEKFIDEVEADIDKLKTLIRPFILRREKKDVLKDLPHKIEKKFLVEMTTNQERIYKAYMKSIKEKLKNKKEDKITIFSYLTRLRQLCLDPSLIIDEYKGGSSKLRIAMELVQEGVDEGKKILLFSQFTSVLKNISKLLEKEGIEYFYLDGSTNASERIKLVNEFNKNSNVKVFLISLKAGGTGLNLTSANLVIHFDPWWNPAVEDQATDRAHRIGQKNLVQVIKLVCKGTIEEKIIMLQEDKKELINNVMNSDLKSGNLINTLSKEEILDLFT